Below is a genomic region from Panulirus ornatus isolate Po-2019 chromosome 63, ASM3632096v1, whole genome shotgun sequence.
GCTGCCTCTTCATTACCCCAGAGTCTTATATACCCAGCCAAGGGAGAGGAAGATAGgagtatcatgtaaacataaagGGTAATGGGAGTAATTTGTGCTAGGCTAACCTGGACAACCATTGCTTCTTCCATTTTCCATGGCGAGCAGTAACTTGTGCAAGGCTAACCTGGACACCCATTGCTTCTTCCATTTTCCATGACTAGGCTAACCTCGACAACCATTGCTTCTTCCATTGTGCAATCGGCTTCATTAGTGTTTATGAAATAATCGTTGGAACTCTGGACTGCATTTGAATAGCAGTTCACAATTAGGATTAGAGTTTTACATAACTGGAAAATCACGTTGGCGTAATCATCCTAAGAATCCCTGATATGCCATGTCTCCCGGTAATGTACTTCGAACTCAAGGGCAGTGTCTCGTGACTCCGGCCAGCCAATATTATTCATGTTATTTTCTATCAGCCAACGTTGATTACAGGCGCACTTATTTTGTTCTCAAATGTTTTCCTTCACCTTTTTAGGTCAtcgttttccttctctctctctctctctctctctctctctctctctctctctctctctctctctctctctctctctctctctctctctctctcatcttgatcCTTACCAGTGGTGTTTAGGATGATGTTAGTAACATTTGTTTCGTTTCTAATCTATAACTTTTCCGGCAGGGATtacgtttctgtgtgtgtgtgtgtgtgtaggcgatgATTTTGAGAGGGGCAGTTTTAAGAATTTACCCTCGAACCAAAGACCATGCTCCGTGTCTTCATGAAGACATTAATATGGTGAATCTAGCTCGCTGATTGCACCGCAATATTAGTTATCATCTGGATATTTTATGAAATGGTCTCTGTTGCCACTCAGACAACACTGAGAACGACCGGACaaccctttgagcgcgacggtactaacccttcagcacgatggtttGACCCTAATTAAGTACGGCGTAATGACCCATGGGTATTGTGCCCTGGCCTTTCACCTGGCCCTTAAGCATCAGGTGAAAGGTCACGCAAGTCATACAAGAGTCATAACGCCGTGCCGTTGGTAACGCAAGggcgggccgttttgataactgtttctttccctacacgtcgaagctttggaactctacattCTCAGGTCTCTCCCACTTAAGTGTGACCTGACGCATTCTAAAAGACAGGATTTCagtttcctccaaaattctttaaCTACTTTCCCCTGTCTCTTATTTTTCCACTTCATTaacatctctatatttcaattaaggcccggccttgatttggacttttggCCGTGACTAgaacctccaacgtaaataaGAAAAAGTGCCATACCTCCACGCTCAGATATGGTCATACATTTGGGAGCAAATcctctggaaatcctctcctccgattttacttttccaaaagaaggaacagagatgggggccaagtgaggatatttccctttaaggctcagtcatctgttcttgacgcgacCTTACTGACGCCGGAAAATagataaatgcacacacacacacacacacacacacacacacacacacacactaacttgcTTTGAGCAACTGAAGGCTGTCGGTTATTGTTTCAGCAGAATTAGAAATATAACTTTGACAAAACAGAATACTTTGCCCTCAAGGCCAACTTCACGATTTTACGTACATAAGAAGACACAATGGAGCTGTTGGCATACTTTCTTAAATATCTCATTAAACCTCATGATGATCTTGTGAGAGATGTGCttgtgagttttttcttttttctcttttttttttttttaggttgaaGGCTCCAGTGACGGACAAAAGTCCAAACCAGGGCCGGGCCTTAATCGAactatagagaaaattatgaaacggaaagagAGAAAACGGAAATTATTTCGGGTttgaagaaagtaaagaaaaaaaattcttgtctTTCTGAAATGTGCATGGTCATAGTGACTGGGAAAGACACGACTTCTACTGCGGCAAATGTTTACATGAAATGGTCTCCGAAAACACAGAAGTAAAGCAAACGTGAGTGAGGCACCGAGACGCATTGAAATTAAAACTGCGTGTATCATTTTCTGTGTTGTGCAGCtgcaggtggctggctggaggtAAGGCTATGATTATCCTTCATGGTTGTTGACTGGTGTTAGAGGTTGAaaagaatttggagaggagtctCATCTTGGAGGGGCTCTTTGGAGTGTTGACATGACGAATGGGTTGTGGGGAGTCGAGGATCTTGAAAGGAGTTTCTTGGAGGGGTCGTGCAAATccgataggatatatatatatatatatatatatatatatatatatatatatatatatatatatatatatatatatatatatatatatatatggatggggtggttagagagaaggtgaatgcaagagttttggagagaggggcgtgcATGCAGTACGTTAAGGATGAGGGacctttggaagtgagtcacttgctgttcgctggtgatacagcactagtaactgattcgattgagaaagtgcagaagttggtgactgagtttggaaaagtgtgtgaaaggaaagttaagagtaaatatcaataagagcaaggttattaggtttagcagagttgagggacaagttagtttgggtgtaagtttgaatggagaaaaatgggaggaagtgaagtgttttagatatctgggaatggatttggcagcaaatggaaccatggaagcggaagtgagtcacagggtggggggggggggggctggaagcagtgaagaatgtgtggaaggagagaacgttatcagagagcaaaaatggttatgtttgaagctatattagttccaacaatattatatggttgcgaggtatgggctatagatagggttatacggaggagggtggatgtgttagaaatgaaatgtttaatatttggtatgaggtggtttgatcaagtaatgaaagggtaagagatatgtgtggaaatagaaagagtttggttgagagagcagaagagggtgttttgaaatggtttggacatatggagaggatgagtgaggaaatcaTGAGTAcagtggtaagagtgagtgcaGTATTGAAGATAGATAGGacgagaattaagagaattatatttgttttgtttttccttttttttttttttgattaagaGAGTCAttgtttttcattatatttactatACTCTATAAGTATTCATTACTGTCCTCTAGTACAACACAACAAAAATGATTTCCACTTTATAGGATAAACAGATATTTGTTTATCCGATGGCCATACCATTTTCGAGAAAAGACAGTAGTATTCACTCAGTATGGGGCTGAGGCAATCTCGCCTGTCCCCTCAGTCACATAACGTCGGCAGCTTCGGCGATAACTCTCAGCAGTTTTAATCGGGACGCTGCGGGACGCTCCTTCTTGGCAAACCTCCGAAGCGCGGTCAGAGCACCACTAATATTAGTCAGGGTTGTAAACCCTTTTGCCGACGCTGGCAATGACTTCACCAAATGAAGAGACGTCGCTTGCTGGAGTAGACGGCTTTGCTGCGTACAACTAGGGTGCATACCAGGGGCGTCTAATACTTCGTTTGCCGGAGGGCCAGAGGACTTCTCCAAGCCTAGTGCTGAGGCCGTAGTCTATGACGTGGATGTCATCATCCTTGGAAATGTCAAACGGTTATGCTGTTCAATTTGAGGTCATTGTGGGCGTTACCCTTCTCGTGGATTTCGCTAAGTTTCTGGGCCACGAGGATGAGCGTCCGAACTGCTTCCTGCTGCGTGTATTTCTTTATACACTGGTCGTAAGCCTGGCCAGTGTAGGTCATTATCACCCTGGCAGGCACCAGGCTCAGTCCATGTATCtcgggggctcctccagcgcctgctagTTCACGCTGAATCCTGGTTTCTGTCAGCAATCCAGGAATGTCTACTCCCTTCAGAGAGTCTTCAATAACCCTTGTATGGCCCTTGTAGTACACCAAGTCCACACTCccgttccctcccttccccagcgtCCTTATGCGACGCACAACATCACGCTCGGGACGTATGACAAGATCGCGTTCGTCTGCACTAAGAACAGGGGCGGATTTATCTTTCTTGTCGTCTTCAAAGAAAGAAATGGAGCTGAACGGGTCGCTGTCTGTCTCTTCATTCTGAAGGCAGCGAGGAGCGAGGCGTAATCTGCTGCTCTACACGATGGATGAGGGGGAACATCGTGGGGCACCATATCCAACCCCTCCTGCACCAGGACCAGCAGTTATATATGTGTATCACTGGCATAGGCAAGAAAGGATACGTTCTccgtactccctgcgtgttgtgcaaggcgactaaaggagaggggggggggggggctggaaatcctcccctccaatttttacttatccaaaagaaggaacagagaagggggctaaatgaggattttccctcaaaggtttgGTTCTCTGTTCAtgatgctacctcgttaaagcgggaaatagcgattaagtatatccatctctctctctctctctctctctctctctctctctctctctctctctctctctctctctctctctatatatatatatatatatatatatatatatatatatatatatatatatgacttgttttatatatatatatattggacaggatcacaattttgcgcgtgatcaagatattcctatgagtccacggggaaaatgaaacacgataagttcccaagtgcactttcgtgtaataatcacatcatcaggggagacacaagagagaaatataacagtcagttgatatacatcgaagagacgaagctaggacgccatttggtaaacatgtgtttgtccaaaacatacgaggttgtttttggacaatcacatgtttaccaaatggcctcaaTAAATcacatcttttattttcattatcttttaatTTACCCAGATCAGTTTGACTAGAATCTCCGGTTTCTAATCAATTATTTTCTCAAACCTTAGGTCATAAATTTTAAGTCACCGTCTGTGAGAGGTTACGTTTCCACAACAAATACAAACATTATGTAACATTGGCAGCTTAACATCGCTTCCAGACACAACTATATACAAGAGGAATTATCAAAAGGTGAAAAGTTTATGTACAGGAGTGGGTTCATACtcaccagttatatatatatatatatatatatatatatatatatatatatatatatatatatatatatatatatatatatatatatatattggaaaggatcacagttttgtgcaTGAAGTAtatcccatgagtccacggggaacttactgtttcattttccccgtggactcatatatatatatatatatatatatatatatatatatatatatatatatatatatatatatatatatatatatatatattcttaagattagAATTGGCACCATGATAAGGTAGCGTtgaagtagagagagggagggagagcataaGTCATGGCTGGATTAAACCCTCCTCATCGGAATCATTTCCCTGCCGCTAGTGACGGCAAGGCCATCGTCATCTATGTCTCGCTGGGCCTGGATCTGGTTCGGGAAGTCATCGGGGATGGGGTCGCACAGCAACGTCGACATCTGCAGCCAAAGACGAAGTACAATGCAATgagacgcacaaaagagagacggAAAATGTAAAGACATGAAATAGACCACCATTATGGCAACACAGCCAACGAACTCAGCTGGGGCAGGCTAATACAGCTGCTCCGGAAGTCCGTTTTATCACATACCACTGTTTCCTCTCGCCAGACCAAAAGTGTGACAGCGGTGAAACATATACGTTCTTAAACCTCCTGAGtgagtacgactgcacgaccatTTGGgtgggctcgacggtacgacccttgagtgtcagGGCGAGACATTTTGACGTTAGACTTTAAGGGGTGAGGTCAGAGCCCGTAACAGTCGATGGCTGTTCCGTCGTGCTGACGGAGGTCGTAGAATCGCGCCCAATTGGTTACAGAAAAACTTAAGTTTATTTCTACCATTCCCGactctggtgggggggggggtacactcCATCAGGGTACTGAACACTGGTGCTTGTGTGGTCACGCGCTCGGGTTGTTTCCTATCAGGGTCGACATTTGTAAACAACTCTTATCGAGGTTAGATTCCAGGGAAATCAGATGGTCAGAATGAATGCCTCGAGGAGAGCTCCTAATTTGATCCAATGACACCACATCACAACGCCCCCCAAGAACAAAAAgccaacccctgcctcacacttcagcaaataCCTTCAACTTCCCCTtcaaaccctccctctccctagcaCACGTAGCACTGGCAGAAAACATATGGAAATGACCCGACACGTACTAACCAGCCGCCATCCAAACTCACCATTGAACACCACCCCTACAGACATATccatccatctgaaaccacaatcCCCAAACATACACGAGTCATACTTTCCTGCCTGGACACTGTTCATCACTACATTACTGCAAACACCGGATTCAACACATCCCAGGGGGCCGCGATACACCAACACTTGCTACTCACATgccccggtctctctctctctctctctctctctctctctctctctacacacacacacacacacacacacacacacatctacacacatctaCACTTAAGGACcggccggtggacgtggccagcttcctgtgtaCTGCGGGCGTTTGTTGAGGACAAGAGGGACTCCTGAGGCAAGaagtaactttatatatatatatatatatatatatatatatatatatatatatatatatatatatatatatatatcattcagttGTCCCTGCTGCCTCAGCTGCTATATAGAAAAAAGTTATAGCCCATAACAGTCAGCGTTGCCCTGTGGTTCACACAGTTTTGGAGGAGCTCACCTTGCGATGATTCTCCAGCAGCTTCATCAACTCGAAGTCGTCGTCATCTTCCCCAGCAGGATTGAGGAGGGAGTGGGCGACCTTGAGCCAGCCGATGTACATGATCATTTGGAGGAGGGCGAAGATGGGCACGTAGAAGTCGATCTTGTGGTCCTCGTAGCCTTGCCTCGGGTCCAGGAACTGCTCCCCGAACAACGAGACGATGAAGTACGAGTACACGGCGATGGTGGCCACCTGCAGAACCCAACACCCACCGATCTAAGTACTCGTTCTCTCCTGATTGACCGTTCATAAGTCCGTCAAGAAAGTAAACTTACGTCACTCGTTCTCTCCTGACTTACCGTTTATAAGTCCGTCAAGAAAGTAAACTTACGTCACTCGTTCTCTCCTGATTTACCGTTCATAAGTCCGTCAAGATTGTAAACTTACGTTACTCGTTCTCTCCTGATTGACCGTTCACAAATCCGTCAAGAAAGTAAACTTACGTTACTCGTTCTCTCCTGATTGACCGTTCACAAATACGTCAAGAAAGTAAACTTACGTTACTCGTTCTCTCCTGATTTACCGTTTATAAGTCCGTCAAGAAAGTAAACTTACGTTACTCGTTCTCCTGATTTACCGTTTATAAGTCCGTCAAGATAGTAAACTTACGTTGAACGATAAGATACGAGGACGTTACTCATGATCTGACTGACCGTTCATAAGTCCGTCAAGATAGTAAACTTACGTTGAGAGATAAGATAAGACCTCTTTCCTATCTTGTATAAATGATACAGTGAATTCTTATACTACACCCTTGATCAAGCACAACGGTTTGACCCATGGGtaaaatgacctttgacctgacctttactggGTTAGGTTAGACGGTCTTCCCGTCACGCCTGGCACGGGAGACCCTAGTGTTTTGAACAACAGACTTGTCATGCGGGCAAGATCCTTctagtcagtctttcttcgctcatcctctccagatgcccaaaccatttcggtACACCCTGGTCATCTCTCTCAGTTatacctctcactctctcacttacGCTGTTCCGTCGTATATGTACTtcctatatattccctgcgtgtcgtagaagggacacagaacggggccaagtgaggatgttctctcTAAGACTCAATcccctgttcttgacgctacctcgcaaatgcgggaaatggcgaatatgtatgaaatatatatatatatatatatatatatatatatatatatatatatatatatatatatatatatatcattcattcatactattcgccatttcccgcattagcgaggtagcgttaagaacagaggactgggccttagagggaatatcctcacctggccccccctctctgttccttcttttggaaaaaaaaaaaaaaaaaaacgagaggggaggatttccagccacccgctccctccccttttagtcgccttctacgacacgcagggaatacgtgggaagtattctttctcccctatccccagggatatatatatatatatatatatatatatatatatatatatatatatatatatatatatatatatatatatatatatatcatatattatcatatatatatatattcatatacattatactttgacgctgtctcccacgttagcgaagcagcgcaaggaaagatgaaagattggcccaacccatccacacacatgtatatacataaacacccacacacgcacacatacatacctatacatttcaacgtatacatacatatacatacacagatatatacatatatacacatgcacatattcatgcatgctgtcttcatccatccctgccacaaccccgccacacatgaaatgacatcgttccctctttctcctcgttcccaccacctctgacacatatatcctcttggtcaatctttcctcactcattctctccatgtgcccaaaccatttcaaaacaccttcttctgctctctcaaccacactctttttattactacacatctctcttactctttcatctcttactcgatcaaaccacctcacaccacatattgtctacaaacatctcatttccaacacatccacatacgtacatgagtgtgtgtgtgtgtgtgtgtatgtgtgcattaaGTGTCTGGACGGGAATATAGAAACATAGACTATTCACAGACGAGGAAAAAGCTGTGTCTGTCTATGGTTACAaagctattttctttctttccttgacGAAGAAAAACTCCCATTTTATTTTCCCTTGACGAACAAGCTccattgtgtgtgcgtgtgtttattcCACCAGGGGAAGCAATATTTAGACTATTAATGACGTGATGTACGTGGCAGTGTGGCACTGACCTGTGTGTACACCAGGGGAATGTTATAGTTGAGGTAGCCCATGAAGCCATGGCACTTCCTCCTGACGGTGAGGATCTCGTCGGTGAGGGCCTTCTGGGCGAGGTCGCTCCGAATAAGGTCGTCGTGCGCGGCTCGCTCGACGGCCCGACACGCCCACGTGAAGGGTACCCAGGCCACGTGCTGGTCGGTGCCCTGCTCCACCGCCTCCAGGATCCGCAGCTCGTGATCTGACATGAAACCTGTGGAATACGTGGGGAGGCAGCCTGCTATAAGGAAAAAGTATATGCATGGCTTTAGATAATAATGGATGAATGAtagtatacaaacacacacacacacacacacacacacacacacacacacatatatgcgatttacattcgcatgtttaccaaatggcgtcctagcttcgtctcttcgatgtatatcaactgactgttataattctctcttgtgtctcccctgatgatgtgattattacacgaaagtgcacttgggaacttatcgtgtttcattttccccgtggactcataggaatatatatatatatatatatatatatatatatatatatatatatatatatatatatatatatatatatatatatattggaggagaaaaactattagaagcaatgaggagtttCGGTTTTTCAGTCGGGTAAGGTAAgagtacgagtaggaggagggtgaatggttccaaatgaagttGGGTTTGTCTAAACTGTTTATGATTGAGATAGTTAAAAAGGCATATgggagggtcttggagaggggcGTGTATGCAGTCTCAGAGGtagggagcctgggaagtgagtcagttgctgtttggtgATGACATGGCTTTGGTGGTAGGCTgtagttagaaactgcagaagccagtaTATGTGTTTGGGATCATGCGAGGAGAAAACTGAGAATTATGTTCAGCATGGGAGATAGGATGATTGtaatttgagtttgaatggaggaagtgttgTGTTTTACATTCCTGGGATTTGACATGGCAtcgggtggaaccatgggagctgaattaAGCCACAGGATGGATGAGAAGACCAAGATCCTCGGGTAATAGTATCCTATCTTGATGGAGACAGGGTTGTAAAGCAGCAAAAGACTGGtagaggagtggaggagagagccGTGTGGAAAGTATGACGAGGACCAGAAACTTTAGGATGACAGGAAATAAGAATATGGTCTCGAGAAAGATTCAGCGTAAGGCTATAACTTTCTGAGAGTAGATTATAGATAGGTTATAGACTTCAGCACATTTAGATAGAAACGATGTAGTTTTCAGAGGAGACTGCACATTTCAGGAGAGAGAAACAGCATGGTGGATGAGGAAGGCAAAATGATCAGTCCAGAAAGAAGGACGTGTTGCTGATGTACCCTTTCTGTCTTAGCGTTAAGATGATGTTTCGTCCTTCTCTATAAAGCTAGCATGGTGTACCTTCTTGCTATAAGAGCGAGCGAGATGTACATACCTTCGTACAACTTGAAGCTTGAATAATGTAACTTCGCTGCACTCTCCCAGTTAAGTTGATGTACTTTCCTTCGCCCTCACAGCTAAGGTGATGTACTTTTACGTACCCTTAGGACCAGGATGACTTCCCTTCCTGCACCCTTACAGTTAGGATGACTTAACATTTCTGCACTCAGAGAGCTAGGATGACTTCCCTACCAGCACTCTGAGAGCTAGGATGACTTCCCTACCTGCACTCTGAGAGCTAGGATGACTTCCCTACTTGCACCCAGACAGCTAGGATGACTTACCTTCAACCCTTAGGTGGTCGAGCGTGGGCAGCTTCGTCTTGACCACGGGGGAGACCAGCCTGAAGGTGAGGGCGATGCCCAAGTTGATGTGACGCAGCAGAGTCGTCCTCACCTCTCGCGCCGCCTCGCCCTGCACGACAGAAATGAACCTGGAGGCTCTCCGCTCCCCCAGAGGCAGCACACCTTAACATGTTAAGGGTCAACTCAGGTTGAAATTAACCTACTGGGGACAACAGCATGACACGGAGGAAGTCTTGAAATTCAAAAAAGTAAACTTTCCTTTAGGTCGGTTATTTACTGTATCATTTCAAAGACTGATTATGGCCAGGTCACAG
It encodes:
- the LOC139746031 gene encoding bestrophin-2-like — translated: MTVPYTDTIASRSSFDALKLLLRWRGSVYKMVWRDILVYMVCYFFISLVYRLVLPEEDRRVFECLVIHCERFRSLLPLSFVLGFYVALVVSRWWGMYQSLPWPATTAMLLAAHVQGSGEAAREVRTTLLRHINLGIALTFRLVSPVVKTKLPTLDHLRVEGFMSDHELRILEAVEQGTDQHVAWVPFTWACRAVERAAHDDLIRSDLAQKALTDEILTVRRKCHGFMGYLNYNIPLVYTQVATIAVYSYFIVSLFGEQFLDPRQGYEDHKIDFYVPIFALLQMIMYIGWLKVAHSLLNPAGEDDDDFELMKLLENHRKMSTLLCDPIPDDFPNQIQAQRDIDDDGLAVTSGREMIPMRRV